In Thiomonas arsenitoxydans, the genomic stretch TGTTGGCGGTGTGGATCTTGGCGTCGAGAATGTTGAAGTTCTGATGATCGAAGTAGCCGCAGATGCGCGCGAACAGATCGGGTTGGTCGGGCGCGTACACCAGCACCTCCAGCCCCTCGCCTTCGGGCGCCAGTCGCGCGCTGATCACGGGCGACTGGCTGGCCACGCGGGCGTAGAGCTTGCGGGTGTGCCAGGCAATGTCTTGCGGATCGTTGCGCAGGAAATAGCCCATGTCCAGCGTGTCCCAGAGCGGCTTTTGTGCGCCCTGGGGCAGGGCGTAAAGGTTGAGAATGCGCTGCGCCTCGCGCTGGCGCAGCTGCAGTTCGGCCTCGGGTTGCGGCGTCTGGCCGCCGAGTGCGCGCAAGGTGGCGCGGTAGAGGTTTTCGAGCAGCTTGCCTTTCCAGGCGTTCCAAACTTTGGGGCTGGTACCGCGAATGTCGGCTACGGTCAGCAGGTACAGGGCGACGAGGTGACGCTCATCGCCCACGCGCCGGGCGAAGGCGGCGATGACCTCGGGGTCGCTCAAGTCTTCTTTCTGCGCCACGCGCGACATCTGCAGGTGCTCGCGCACGAGGAACACGGCCAGCTCGGTGTGTTCGGCGCTGATGCCGTGCGCCTTGCAGAACTTGCGGGTTTCGACGGCGCCCAGCTCGGAGTGATCGCCGCCGCGGCCCTTGGCGATATCGTGGAACAGCGCCGCGAGGATGAGCACCCACGGCGGATCGAAGTGTGCCGCCAGCTCCGAGCACAGCGGATATTCGTGGGCATGTTCGGGCATGAAAAAACGCCGCACATTGCGCACGACCATCAGAATGTGCTGATCGACGGTATAGACGTGAAACAGGTCGTGCTGCATCTGCCCGACGATGCGGCGAAACGCCCACAGGTAGCGCCCGAGCACGCTGGTGCGGTTCATCAGCCGCAGGGCGTGAACGATGCCTTGCGGCGCCTGCAGGATGCGCACGAACTGCTCCCGGCTGCGCGGATCGTGGCGGAAGGCGCTGTCCATCCGGTGGCGCGCCAGGTAGATGGCGCGTAGTGCAGCGGGCGAAAGCCCCCGAGCGCCGGGCGCGCGCTGGAACACCGCAAAAATTTCCAGCAGCGTCCAAGGCTCTTGCTCGAAAAGCTGGAGATCGGCGGGCTCGATCATGCCGTCGCGCAGCACATAGCGCCCGTCTTGCACACCCTTGAGCCCGACAATCGCCTGCGCCATGGCCACCGACTGCGGCCAGAGCCGCCCCTCGATATCGAGCAGCACGATCTGGTTGATCTGCTCGACGGCTTTCGCCGCCCAGTAGTAGCGCTGCATCAGACGTTCGCCAGCCCGCTTGGTCGGCGTGGGCGCAAAGCCGAGCACCTTGGCAACGGCCGATTGCTGGTCGAACACCAGACGGTCTTCGCGCCGTCCGGCCAGCACATGCAGGTGCGCGCGGATGCGCTTGATCACGGTCTCGTTGCGCTGAATCTGGCGCACGGTATTGACATGGATGATTCCATGCGCCGCCAATTCCTTCCAGCTGCGCGCCAGACCGCTGGCCTGCGCCACCCAGAGCACGACCTGCAGATCGCGCAGACCGCCGGGGCTTTCCTTGCAATTGGGCTCCAGCGCGTAGGGAGTATCTTCGAATTTGAGATGGCGCTGCTGCTGCTCGCGCATTTTGGCCTGAAAGAAGGCGCGGGCATCGAGATGAGCGAAAAACGCGCGGTTCAGCGAATCAGCCAAGGCGCGGTTGCCGCACAAAAAGCGCGATTCCAGCAGGGCCGTCTGCACCGTGATGTCCTTGTCGGCTTCGTCGATGCAGGCCTCGATGGTGCGCACACTCGGGCCGATTTCCAGGCCGATATCCCAGCAGGCGGTGATGAAGCCTGAGGCGGCCGCATCGATGGCGGCGTTGCTGCCCTGGGTCTGCTCAAGCAGCAGAAGCAGATCGATGTCGGAGAACGGAAACAGCTCGCCGCGTCCGTAGCCGCCTACGGCGATCAGCGCCGCATCGGGCGGCATGCCGCTTGTCGTCCACAGGGTCTGCAGCGTCTGATCGGCAAGGCGGGTAAGCCCGTGCAGCAGCGGCGTGACCTGCTGCGGGTGCTGCCCGAAGTGGTCGAGTAGCGCGGCACGTCCCTGTTTCCAGCTCAGGCGAATGTCGCTCAGCGCAACCTCAGCCGGATGGGAGGCGGCAGATGCGGTCATGGGCCTAACGTGCACGAAGTCACGATGACGGCCAGCGCAGCGCCGCTCAGGCGGCTAGGGCAGGCTGGCGAACGAAGGCGGGCGCGGGCTGGCAACCCGCCGAAGTGGTCAGCACTTCAAAGCCGGTGGAGGTGACCAGCACCGTGTGCTCCCACTGTGCAGACAGCGAACGGTCTTTGGTGACGATAGTCCAGCCGTCGGCCATTTCGCGGATGTCGCGACGCCCGGCGTTGATCATGGGCTCGATGGTGAAGGTCATGCCTTCGCGCAGCACTTCTCCCGTGCCCGCCTTGCCGTAGTGCAGCACTTGCGGGTCTTCGTGGAAGTTGCGGCCGATGCCATGGCCGCAGAATTCGCGCACGATGCTGTAGCCCGCGCTCTCGGCGAAGGTCTGGATGACGTGGCCGATGTCGCCCAGCCGCGCACCCGGTTTGACCAGCGCGATGCCATGCCACATGGCCTCGAAGGTGATGTCAACCAGCCGCTGCACATGCTTGGGTACGGTGCCGATACTGAACATGCGGCTGCTGTCGCCGTGGAATCCGTCCTTGATGACGGTGACGTCGATGTTGATCACATCGCCGCTCTTCAGCGGTTTGTCGTTCGGAATGCCGTGGCAGATGACATTGTTGACCGAGGTGCAGATCGACGCGGGGTAGGGCGTGTAGCCCGGCGGCGCGTAATTTAGCGGGGCCGGAATGGCCTGCTGCACCTGGGTGATGTAGTCATACGCCAGCTTGTCGATCGCCTTGGTGGTGACGCCAGGCTGCACATGCGGGGTCAGGTAATCGAGCAATTCGGAGGCCAGTCGCCCGGCCACGCGCATTTTCTCGATTTCTTCAGGGGTTTTGATGGTGATGCTCATGGCGCAATTATCACACTCCTGACATGTGTTCGTGAGCCGCCTGTGTGCGTCATGGCGATTTCTATAATCTGCCGCTGACCGCCATCTCCCACCCCGCCCAGCCCGTTCAGGCTTCCCGCATGCACATCCTTTTCTTTGAAGGCGCCAGCGCCTTGTCCGCGTTTCGCCAGGACGCATTGCAGGCCCGCCTGCGCCAGACCGCGCCGGAGATCGCCGATCGCGTGCGCCGTATTCATGCCCGCTATGTGCATGCGGTGGCGCTCGACGCCGCCCCGACTCCCGCGCTTCACGACAAACTCGAAGGCCTGCTGCGCTATGGCGATCCTTACGCCGGTCCCGCACAGGGTCAGAGCCTGTATGTCATGCCGCGCCTGGGCACCCTTTCGCCCTGGGCTTCCAAGGCCACCGACATCGCTCGCTTGTGCGGCGCCGAGGTGCACCGGGTGGAACGCACGGTGCAATACCGCCTTGAGGCGGAGAGCGGGCTGCTGCGCGCCGCCAAACCGTTGACCGAGACCGAACTGCTTCAGCTCGCCGCCCTGCTGCACGACCGCATGACCGAAACCGTGGCGCTGCAGCGCAGCGAGCTGGAGCGTCTTTTTTCCGAACTGCCACCCCAGCCGCTGCAGCACGTGGACGTGCTCTCCGGCACGCTTGACGCCGGCCGCGCGGCGCTCGCGCGTGCCAATGTGGAGCAGGGACTGGCGCTGTCGGATGACGAGATCGACTATCTGCTCGACGCCTACCGCAAGCTCGGCCGCAACCCCACCGATGTCGAGCTGATGATGTTCGCCCAGGCCAACAGCGAACATTGCCGCCACAAAATTTTCAATGCTCGCTTCACCATCGATGGCGTCGATCAGCCGCACACCCTGTTCCAGATGATCCGCAACACCCACGCGGTGTCGCCGCAGGGCACGGTGGTGGCCTATGCCGACAATGCCTCGGTGATGGAAGGCGGCACGGTGCAGGCCTGGCAACCCGATCCCGCCACGCACCGCTACGGCGCACAAGAAGGGCTCAAGCATGTGCTGATGAAGGTGGAAACGCACAATCACCCCACCGCCATTTCGCCGTTTCCCGGTGCGGCCACCGGAGCCGGTGGAGAGATTCGCGACGAGGGCGCCACCGGCCGTGGCTCGCGCCCCAAGGCGGGGCTCACCGGGTTTTCGGTCTCCAATCTGCGGCTGCCGGGCGCTGGCGAACCTTGGGAGGCGGCCACAGAAACATTCGGCAAGCCCGGTCACACCGCCAGCCCGCTGCAGATCATGCTCGACGGGCCGCTGGGCGGCGCGGCGTTCAACAACGAGTTCGGCCGTCCCAATCTTGCCGGGTACTTCCGCGTGTTCGAACAACCGGTGGACGGCAAGGTCTGGGGTTATCACAAGCCCATCATGCTCGCCGGTGGCTTGGGCTCCATCGATGCCCGCATGACGCACAAAAAGGCATTTCCCGCAGGCACGCTGCTGGTGCAGCTTGGCGGCCCGGGCATGCGCATCGGCTTGGGCGGCGGCGCGGCGTCGAGTCTGGCCACCGGCAGCAACGCCACCCATCTCGATTTCGATTCGGTGCAGCGCGGCAACCCGGAAATTCAGCGCCGGGCGCAAGAAGTCATCAACGCCTGCTGCGCGCTAGGCGAGGCCAATCCCATTCTGTCGATTCACGATGTGGGCGCTGGCGGACTGTCCAACGCCTTTCCTGAGTTGGTGGAGGGCGCGGGCCGTGGCGCGGTGTTCCAGTTGCGCGATGTTCCACTTGAAGAGTCTGGCCTAAGTCCAAGAGAAATATGGAGTAACGAAAGCCAGGAGCGCTATGTTCTGGCCATTGCTCCTGATCAGCAAGAGGCTTTCGCCGCGCTGTGCGCCCGCGAGCGCTGCCCCTTTGCGGTGGTGGGCGTCGCCACGCAAGAGCAAACGTTGATCGTGAATGACAGCCTGCACGCTGACCAGCCCGATCTGGCCCGTCCGGTCGATCTGCCGCTGGACGTGCTGCTGGGCAAGCCGCCGCGCGTGCATCGTCAGGCGCAGCGGCAGTTGCCGCAAGGCGAGGCGCTTGATCTGGCTGAGGTCGATCTGGCGCAGGCCTGCGAAGCGGTGCTGCGCCACCCCACGGTAGCGAGCAAGCGCTTTCTCATCACCATTGGCGACCGCACGGTAGGCGGCATGAGCCACCGCGATCCCATGGTCGGCCCCTGGCAGGTGCCGGTGGCCGACTGTGCCGTCACGCTCGCTGACTACGCCGGATTTCGGGGCGAGGCGATGAGCGTGGCCGAGCGTGCGCCCGTTGCGGTGCTCAACCCCGCCGCGTCGGGTCGGCTGGCGGTGAGCGAGGCGGTGCTCAATCTGCTGGCCGCCCCGGTGCAACGTCTGGCCGACATCAAGCTGTCGTGCAACTGGATGGCCGCCTGCGGCCAGCCAGGGCAGGACGCCGCGCTGTACGACACCGTGCACGCCATCGGCATGGAACTCTGTCCCGCTCTGGGTATTTCGGTGCCCGTGGGCAAGGATTCGCTGTCGATGCATACGCGCTGGGAAGACGCGGGTCAGGCCAAGAGCGTGACTTCGCCGGTCTCGCTGGTGGTCTCCGCCTTCGCCACGCTGCCCGACGTGCGCGGCACGCTTACGCCGCAGCTGCGCACCGATGCGCCGAGCAGCCTGATTCTGGTCGATCTGGGCCAGGGCAAAAGGCGCATGGGCGCGAGCATCCTGGCGCAGACGCTCGGGAAGATCGGCGACATCACCCCCGATCTCAACAGCCCGGACTTGCTGAAATCGTTTGCGGAAGCGCTGGCTGAATTGCGCACGGCAGGTCAAGTCTGGGCCTATCACGACCGATCCGACGGCGGCCTGTGGGCGGCTGCCTGCGAAATGGCCTTCGCCGGGCATTGCGGCCTCAGCCTGAATGTGGACGTGCTCACGCTCGAAGGCAACGAAGCCGACGACTGGGGCGACGCCAAAGACTGGGCCAAGCAGGTCGGCCCGCGCCGTCACATTCAAACCTTGCGCGCACTGTTCAACGAAGAGCCCGGCTTGCTGCTGCAAGTGCCCGCAACGCAGCGCGACGCCGTGCTGCAGACCCTGCGGCAGCATGGCCTGTCGGCGCACAGCCACGCCATCGGCACGGTCAACGACGGCGACGTCATCGAGATCTGGCGCGACACGCAGCGCATTTACACCGCACCTCGCACCCAATTGCAGCAAGTGTGGGACCGCGTGTCGTGGCGCATGGCGATGTTGCGCGACAACCCCGAGTGCGCCCAAGCCGAGCACGACGCGCTGGCCGACGCCGCCGATCCGGGGCTGCACTTGCACCTGACTTTCGACGCCCAGCAAGACATCGCCGCGCCTTTCATCGCCAGCGGGGCGCGGCCGCAAGTCGCCATCCTGCGTGAGCAGGGCGTCAACTCGCAGGTGGAAATGGCCTACGCCATGCACCGCGCCGGGTTCGACGCGGTGGACGTGCATATGAGCGACCTGATGGCAGGCCGCGCCCGGCTGGGCGATTTCCGCGGCTTTGTCGCCTGCGGCGGTTTCAGCTACGGCGACGTGCTCGGCGCGGGCGAGGGCTGGGCGCGTTCCATTCTGTTCAACCCCGAGCTCGCCGATCAATTCGCACGCTTTTTCGGCCGTACCGATACCTTCGCGCTGGGCGTGTGCAACGGCTGCCAGATGCTGGCCGCACTCGCCCCCATGATTCCTGGCGCCCGCGCCTGGCCGCGCTTCACCCGCAACCGCTCGGAGCAGTTCGAGGCGCGGTTGTCGCTGGTGGAAGTCGCCGAGTCGCCGTCCCTCTTTTTTCAGGGCATGGCTGGCAGCCGCGCGCCCATCGCTGTGGCGCATGGCGAAGGGCGGGCCGATTTTTCGCAGCAGGGCGACGCGAAGCTGCTGCAGGTGGCCATGCGCTTTGTCGATCATCAGGGCCAACCCACGGAGCGTTATCCCTACAACCCCAACGGCAGCCCCGAGGGCATCACCGCCGTGACCACGCCCGATGGCCGCTTTACCGCGCTGATGCCGCACCCGGAGCGGGTGTTCCGCAGCGTGCAGATGAGCTGGACCGCCGAAGACCAGGGCGACGACAGCCCGTGGATGCGCATGTTCCGCAATGCGCGGGCCTGGTGTGAGTGAAGT encodes the following:
- the purL gene encoding phosphoribosylformylglycinamidine synthase; its protein translation is MHILFFEGASALSAFRQDALQARLRQTAPEIADRVRRIHARYVHAVALDAAPTPALHDKLEGLLRYGDPYAGPAQGQSLYVMPRLGTLSPWASKATDIARLCGAEVHRVERTVQYRLEAESGLLRAAKPLTETELLQLAALLHDRMTETVALQRSELERLFSELPPQPLQHVDVLSGTLDAGRAALARANVEQGLALSDDEIDYLLDAYRKLGRNPTDVELMMFAQANSEHCRHKIFNARFTIDGVDQPHTLFQMIRNTHAVSPQGTVVAYADNASVMEGGTVQAWQPDPATHRYGAQEGLKHVLMKVETHNHPTAISPFPGAATGAGGEIRDEGATGRGSRPKAGLTGFSVSNLRLPGAGEPWEAATETFGKPGHTASPLQIMLDGPLGGAAFNNEFGRPNLAGYFRVFEQPVDGKVWGYHKPIMLAGGLGSIDARMTHKKAFPAGTLLVQLGGPGMRIGLGGGAASSLATGSNATHLDFDSVQRGNPEIQRRAQEVINACCALGEANPILSIHDVGAGGLSNAFPELVEGAGRGAVFQLRDVPLEESGLSPREIWSNESQERYVLAIAPDQQEAFAALCARERCPFAVVGVATQEQTLIVNDSLHADQPDLARPVDLPLDVLLGKPPRVHRQAQRQLPQGEALDLAEVDLAQACEAVLRHPTVASKRFLITIGDRTVGGMSHRDPMVGPWQVPVADCAVTLADYAGFRGEAMSVAERAPVAVLNPAASGRLAVSEAVLNLLAAPVQRLADIKLSCNWMAACGQPGQDAALYDTVHAIGMELCPALGISVPVGKDSLSMHTRWEDAGQAKSVTSPVSLVVSAFATLPDVRGTLTPQLRTDAPSSLILVDLGQGKRRMGASILAQTLGKIGDITPDLNSPDLLKSFAEALAELRTAGQVWAYHDRSDGGLWAAACEMAFAGHCGLSLNVDVLTLEGNEADDWGDAKDWAKQVGPRRHIQTLRALFNEEPGLLLQVPATQRDAVLQTLRQHGLSAHSHAIGTVNDGDVIEIWRDTQRIYTAPRTQLQQVWDRVSWRMAMLRDNPECAQAEHDALADAADPGLHLHLTFDAQQDIAAPFIASGARPQVAILREQGVNSQVEMAYAMHRAGFDAVDVHMSDLMAGRARLGDFRGFVACGGFSYGDVLGAGEGWARSILFNPELADQFARFFGRTDTFALGVCNGCQMLAALAPMIPGARAWPRFTRNRSEQFEARLSLVEVAESPSLFFQGMAGSRAPIAVAHGEGRADFSQQGDAKLLQVAMRFVDHQGQPTERYPYNPNGSPEGITAVTTPDGRFTALMPHPERVFRSVQMSWTAEDQGDDSPWMRMFRNARAWCE
- a CDS encoding [protein-PII] uridylyltransferase, with the translated sequence MTASAASHPAEVALSDIRLSWKQGRAALLDHFGQHPQQVTPLLHGLTRLADQTLQTLWTTSGMPPDAALIAVGGYGRGELFPFSDIDLLLLLEQTQGSNAAIDAAASGFITACWDIGLEIGPSVRTIEACIDEADKDITVQTALLESRFLCGNRALADSLNRAFFAHLDARAFFQAKMREQQQRHLKFEDTPYALEPNCKESPGGLRDLQVVLWVAQASGLARSWKELAAHGIIHVNTVRQIQRNETVIKRIRAHLHVLAGRREDRLVFDQQSAVAKVLGFAPTPTKRAGERLMQRYYWAAKAVEQINQIVLLDIEGRLWPQSVAMAQAIVGLKGVQDGRYVLRDGMIEPADLQLFEQEPWTLLEIFAVFQRAPGARGLSPAALRAIYLARHRMDSAFRHDPRSREQFVRILQAPQGIVHALRLMNRTSVLGRYLWAFRRIVGQMQHDLFHVYTVDQHILMVVRNVRRFFMPEHAHEYPLCSELAAHFDPPWVLILAALFHDIAKGRGGDHSELGAVETRKFCKAHGISAEHTELAVFLVREHLQMSRVAQKEDLSDPEVIAAFARRVGDERHLVALYLLTVADIRGTSPKVWNAWKGKLLENLYRATLRALGGQTPQPEAELQLRQREAQRILNLYALPQGAQKPLWDTLDMGYFLRNDPQDIAWHTRKLYARVASQSPVISARLAPEGEGLEVLVYAPDQPDLFARICGYFDHQNFNILDAKIHTANNGWALDSFVVVSPHTKVHDRAMTGVIETSLLAELGSAAPLPPPHHGRLSRRVRNFPVSPRVGLRPDERGQRWILNVTAHDRAGLLFGIAQVLAKHHIDLQLAKITTLGERVEDTFLVSGPGLGDARIQNTLENELLQAIMD
- the map gene encoding type I methionyl aminopeptidase; this translates as MRPGETRTRRWRLQRKGCACGKPERAGRGGRWRSAADYRNRHDAHRRLTNTCQECDNCAMSITIKTPEEIEKMRVAGRLASELLDYLTPHVQPGVTTKAIDKLAYDYITQVQQAIPAPLNYAPPGYTPYPASICTSVNNVICHGIPNDKPLKSGDVINIDVTVIKDGFHGDSSRMFSIGTVPKHVQRLVDITFEAMWHGIALVKPGARLGDIGHVIQTFAESAGYSIVREFCGHGIGRNFHEDPQVLHYGKAGTGEVLREGMTFTIEPMINAGRRDIREMADGWTIVTKDRSLSAQWEHTVLVTSTGFEVLTTSAGCQPAPAFVRQPALAA